One window of the Cryptomeria japonica chromosome 7, Sugi_1.0, whole genome shotgun sequence genome contains the following:
- the LOC131037074 gene encoding G-type lectin S-receptor-like serine/threonine-protein kinase LECRK3: MGVLTRQQNDPCTDTGNLFGKCGLNGICRVSGTSFNCSCPPGFDFVDKVNQSNGCLQNTSHQEICSTNGAKMETIEKIDWAGNDYWYMQFVNQTACQQACIDDCYCTVTIYANVDGTDNCWKKAMPLRNGVASPTRIAYIKVYSGISEAVIKEEKGKGLAVLGISLMGCSLVVAVILLLLWLLTCRSKLKVFHEQHKFNPIGLKPFSYHELDAATEGFKVEIGRGAFGTVYKGTLADGRAIAVKKLHDLFKKQNPEEGEKEFRTEMGIIAASHHKNLVQLYGFCDEGSHKILVYEYMSNGSLDDRLFKGTKGLDWELRVQILLGTARGLLYLHEECRTHIIHCDIKPQNILLDENYCAKISDFGISKLLGVQQTRTFTLARGTLGYMAPEWQKTMAVSVKVDVYSFGVLLLEVICSRKMLQLDVPENEIMLSDWVYDCFKHGRLAKLVEQQECRGMEVRQLERMVLVGFWCIQEDPFIRPSIKKVLQMLEGTVEITVPPNPGSSPLHSGSNSV; this comes from the coding sequence ATGGGCGTTTTGACTCGGCAGCAGAATGATCCTTGTACAGATACTGGAAATTTGTTTGGAAAATGTGGGCTGAATGGAATCTGCCGAGTCTCTGGCACTTCCTTTAATTGCAGCTGTCCTCCTGGATTCGACTTTGTGGACAAAGTTAATCAATCAAATGGATGCCTTCAGAACACATCCCATCAAGAGATCTGCAGTACAAATGGTGCAAAAATGGAGACAATTGAGAAGATAGATTGGGCTGGAAACGATTATTGGTACATGCAATTCGTCAATCAAACTGCCTGCCAGCAGGCATGTATTGATGACTGCTATTGCACAGTTACCATCTACGCCAATGTTGACGGCACAGACAATTGTTGGAAGAAGGCAATGCCTCTGAGAAATGGCGTTGCAAGCCCTACACGAATCGCCTATATAAAAGTCTACAGTGGAATTTCTGAAGCTGTAATAAAGGAGGAGAAAGGAAAGGGGCTTGCAGTTCTTGGAATAAGCCTTATGGGTTGCTCATTGGTCGTTGCAGTAATTTTGCTATTGCTATGGTTGCTTACATGCCGATCCAAGTTGAAAGTCTTCCACGAGCAACATAAGTTTAATCCGATCGGGCTCAAGCCATTTAGTTATCATGAGCTTGACGCTGCAACTGAAGGTTTCAAGGTAGAAATAGGAAGGGGCGCCTTTGGGACGGTATACAAGGGCACCTTAGCTGACGGAAGAGCAATTGCTGTGAAGAAGCTTCACGACCTGTTCAAGAAACAAAATCCTGAAGAGGGGGAAAAGGAGTTCAGAACAGAGATGGGTATCATCGCAGCAAGCCATCACAAAAATCTTGTTCAGCTCTATGGTTTCTGTGACGAGGGCTCCCACAAGATTCTGGTGTACGAGTACATGTCCAACGGGTCTCTGGACGACCGCCTGTTTAAAGGTACAAAGGGTCTTGATTGGGAGCTGCGTGTTCAGATCCTTTTAGGGACTGCGAGAGGGCTCCTCTACTTACATGAAGAGTGCAGAACCCATATAATCCATTGTGACATAAAGCCTCAGAATATTTTGCTGGATGAAAATTACTGTGCTAAGATATCTGACTTTGGGATATCCAAATTGCTTGGTGTACAACAAACGAGGACGTTTACTTTGGCCCGTGGCACCCTGGGTTACATGGCACCTGAGTGGCAAAAGACTATGGCAGTTTCTGTCAAGGTAGACGTGTATAGCTTCGGAGTGCTACTCTTGGAAGTCATCTGCTCCAGGAAAATGTTGCAATTGGATGTTCCAGAGAATGAAATAATGTTGTCTGACTGGGTGTACGACTGCTTCAAACATGGGAGACTTGCAAAGTTAGTTGAGCAACAAGAGTGCAGAGGTATGGAGGTAAGACAGTTGGAAAGAATGGTATTGGTGGGGTTTTGGTGCATTCAGGAAGATCCTTTTATCAGGCCATCAATTAAGAAGGTGCTTCAGATGCTGGAAGGAACAGTGGAAATTACAGTGCCCCCTAATCCAGGATCATCTCCTTTACACAGTGGAAGCAATTCAGTCTAA
- the LOC131037073 gene encoding G-type lectin S-receptor-like serine/threonine-protein kinase LECRK4: MGCSLVVAVILLVLWLLTCRSKLKVFHEQHKFNPIGLKPFSYHELDAATEGFKVEIGRGAFGTVYKGTLADRRAIAVKKLHDLFKKQNPEEGEKEFRTEMRIIAANHHKNLVQLYGFCDEGSHKILVYEYMSNGSLDDSLFKGTKGLAWELRVQILLGTARGLLYLHEVCRTHIIHCDIKPQNVLLDEKYCAKISDFGISKLLGVQQTRTFTLARGTLGYMAPEWQKTMAVSVMVDVYSFGVLLLEVICSRKMLQLDVPENEIMLSDWVYDCFKHGRLAKLVEQQECRGMEVRQLERMVLVGFWCIQEDPFLRPSIKKVLQMLEGTVEITVPPNPGSSSLHSGSNSV, translated from the coding sequence ATGGGTTGCTCCTTGGTCGTTGCAGTAATTTTGCTAGTGCTATGGTTGCTTACATGCCGATCCAAGTTGAAAGTCTTCCACGAGCAACATAAGTTTAATCCGATCGGGCTCAAGCCATTTAGTTATCATGAGCTTGACGCTGCAACTGAAGGTTTCAAGGTAGAAATAGGAAGGGGCGCCTTTGGGACGGTATACAAGGGCACCTTAGCTGACAGAAGAGCAATTGCTGTGAAGAAGCTTCACGATCTGTTCAAGAAACAAAACCCTGAAGAGGGGGAAAAGGAGTTCAGAACAGAGATGCGTATCATCGCAGCAAACCATCACAAAAATCTTGTTCAGCTCTATGGTTTCTGTGACGAGGGCTCCCACAAGATTCTGGTGTACGAGTACATGTCCAACGGGTCTCTGGACGACAGCCTGTTTAAAGGTACAAAGGGTCTTGCTTGGGAGCTGCGTGTTCAGATCCTTTTAGGGACTGCAAGAGGGCTCCTCTACTTACATGAAGTGTGCAGAACCCATATAATCCATTGTGACATAAAGCCTCAGAATGTTTTGCTGGATGAAAAATACTGTGCTAAGATATCTGACTTTGGGATATCCAAATTGCTTGGTGTACAACAAACGAGGACGTTTACTTTGGCCCGTGGCACCCTGGGTTACATGGCACCTGAGTGGCAAAAGACTATGGCAGTTTCTGTCATGGTAGACGTGTATAGCTTCGGAGTGCTACTCTTGGAAGTCATCTGCTCCAGGAAAATGTTGCAATTGGATGTTCCAGAGAATGAAATAATGTTGTCTGACTGGGTGTACGACTGCTTCAAACATGGGAGACTTGCAAAGTTAGTTGAGCAACAAGAGTGCAGAGGTATGGAGGTAAGACAGTTGGAAAGAATGGTATTGGTGGGGTTTTGGTGCATTCAGGAAGATCCTTTTCTCAGGCCGTCAATTAAGAAGGTGCTTCAGATGCTGGAAGGAACAGTGGAAATTACAGTGCCCCCTAATCCAGGATCATCTTCTTTACACAGTGGAAGCAATTCAGTCTAA